The Patescibacteria group bacterium genome includes a region encoding these proteins:
- the groL gene encoding chaperonin GroEL (60 kDa chaperone family; promotes refolding of misfolded polypeptides especially under stressful conditions; forms two stacked rings of heptamers to form a barrel-shaped 14mer; ends can be capped by GroES; misfolded proteins enter the barrel where they are refolded when GroES binds) — protein sequence MAKQLLFDEQARDALRRGTNKLADAVKITLGPKGRNVVLDKGFDSPTITNDGVTIAKEIELKDKFENMGAELIKEVASKTNDVAGDGTTTATVLAQSIINEGLKNVTAGTNPLAIKHGIEKSVKVVVEELKNMSKPVSVSNRDEVEQVASISANDPEIGKVIADAMTKVGKDGVVTVEESQSFGMSTEFVEGMQIDKGYVSAYMVTNTERMEAVYDNPYILITDKKISAVNEILPLLEKLAQAGRKELAIIAEDVDGEALATLVVNKIRGTFNTLAIKAPGFGDRRKEMLEDIAILTGGRVISEEVGLKLENADLDMLGKARKIIATKENTTIVKGEGEEAKITARIEQIKAAAKESTSDFDREKLQERLAKLSGGVAVLKVGAATETELKEIKLRIEDALSATRAAVEEGIVVGGGVALIRALPSLEKLNLVGEEKIGQHILLRALEEPLRQIARNAGAEPSVVVEEVKKLTGNAGYNAGSNKYENLVDKGIVDPTKVTRSALQNAASIAAMILTTEVLVTDLPEEKDKGGMPGGMPGGMPGMGMGGMDY from the coding sequence ATGGCAAAGCAACTTCTATTTGACGAACAGGCGCGCGACGCGCTGCGACGCGGTACCAACAAGCTGGCCGACGCCGTAAAAATCACATTAGGACCGAAAGGTCGCAATGTGGTTTTAGATAAAGGTTTTGATTCGCCCACCATCACCAACGATGGTGTGACGATCGCGAAGGAAATCGAGCTGAAAGACAAATTCGAAAACATGGGCGCCGAATTGATCAAAGAAGTCGCCTCCAAGACGAACGACGTTGCTGGAGACGGAACAACCACGGCGACCGTACTGGCCCAGAGCATAATCAACGAAGGTCTGAAGAACGTTACGGCCGGTACCAATCCATTGGCCATCAAACACGGCATCGAAAAATCCGTGAAAGTGGTCGTGGAGGAACTAAAGAATATGTCGAAGCCGGTTTCGGTTTCCAATCGGGACGAAGTCGAGCAGGTCGCCTCAATTTCCGCCAACGATCCTGAAATTGGCAAGGTGATTGCCGACGCTATGACCAAAGTCGGCAAAGACGGCGTGGTTACGGTCGAGGAATCGCAGTCATTCGGCATGTCGACCGAGTTTGTCGAAGGCATGCAGATCGATAAAGGCTATGTCTCGGCTTATATGGTGACAAACACCGAGCGGATGGAAGCCGTGTACGACAATCCCTACATTCTGATTACCGATAAAAAGATTTCCGCGGTTAATGAAATATTACCGCTCTTAGAGAAGCTAGCCCAAGCCGGCCGTAAAGAACTGGCCATCATCGCCGAAGATGTCGACGGTGAAGCCTTGGCCACGCTGGTGGTGAATAAGATTCGCGGCACATTCAATACGCTGGCCATCAAAGCGCCTGGCTTCGGTGATCGCCGCAAAGAGATGTTGGAAGACATCGCGATTCTGACCGGCGGTAGGGTGATCTCGGAGGAAGTCGGTTTGAAACTCGAGAATGCCGACCTAGACATGCTGGGTAAGGCTCGTAAAATAATTGCTACCAAAGAAAATACCACGATCGTCAAAGGTGAGGGCGAGGAAGCAAAGATCACAGCTCGGATCGAACAGATCAAAGCCGCGGCCAAAGAGTCGACCTCGGACTTCGATCGGGAAAAACTTCAGGAGCGATTGGCCAAGTTGTCCGGCGGTGTGGCCGTACTCAAAGTCGGCGCAGCTACCGAAACCGAGTTGAAGGAAATCAAGCTGCGCATTGAAGACGCGCTGTCAGCTACCCGAGCGGCCGTGGAAGAGGGCATTGTAGTCGGCGGCGGTGTGGCCCTGATCCGCGCCCTGCCATCATTAGAAAAGTTAAATCTAGTGGGCGAGGAAAAGATCGGCCAGCACATATTACTGCGCGCGCTCGAAGAGCCGTTACGTCAGATTGCCCGGAATGCCGGCGCCGAACCATCGGTTGTCGTGGAAGAAGTTAAGAAGCTAACCGGCAACGCCGGTTACAATGCCGGTTCCAATAAATATGAGAATCTAGTTGATAAAGGCATCGTAGATCCGACCAAGGTGACCCGTTCCGCACTGCAGAACGCCGCCTCGATCGCTGCGATGATCCTGACCACGGAAGTCTTGGTCACCGACCTGCCTGAAGAAAAGGATAAAGGCGGTATGCCTGGTGGAATGCCGGGTGGTATGCCGGGCATGGGCATGGGCGGAATGGATTACTAG
- the truD gene encoding tRNA pseudouridine(13) synthase TruD — translation MDNDTSIEATRHERETTEFARLKELRQQHPELFHRDIVTLHPKVLNFLGMTALPKDLPLGYIRLYPEDFIVEEVSRDGTIHTIEPETLPETLTAEDRRTLYCDVVKMGVGTADMQWRLANELNVDRSRVLYAGLKDEVAITSQLISLRGVRYEQIKGIKLPGIFCKNFYYGKDIIRVGSHAGNRFTILVRTERDIAAEDFNSAIQRVEQSGFLNYYGHQRFGYRPHRLGNRHSNHVLGKLVCRGEYDQALKTFLTATNDNEMPLFANIRLEAQNIYSDWPKLHELYGRYPVYFERELILVSHLMANPKDSLGALCMLEPQVKMWVQAYVSYCFNLLLSELSQKGTLPEKLPLPMSPDTADRAPYRSLFEQHGTLDIFKYIKPFPSIAIARHHIETKIKADIHSLTSVPKGVIVNFTLGKASYATTFLLNLFTLITDEPVPEWVDRDKIDIKATIGIGSVKTANDALGKSMAPLDM, via the coding sequence ATGGACAATGATACTTCAATCGAAGCCACCCGGCACGAACGGGAAACGACGGAATTCGCGCGGCTCAAAGAACTGCGCCAGCAACACCCCGAGCTGTTTCATCGCGACATTGTCACGCTGCACCCGAAGGTGTTGAATTTCTTAGGCATGACGGCGCTGCCCAAAGACTTGCCGCTGGGTTATATCCGGCTTTACCCGGAAGATTTTATCGTGGAGGAGGTCAGCCGCGACGGTACGATTCACACGATCGAACCCGAGACTCTACCCGAGACCTTGACGGCCGAAGACCGGCGCACGCTGTATTGCGATGTGGTAAAGATGGGCGTAGGTACGGCCGACATGCAGTGGCGATTGGCCAATGAACTAAATGTTGACCGAAGCCGTGTGTTATATGCGGGCTTGAAAGACGAGGTAGCCATTACGTCTCAACTCATAAGTCTGCGCGGTGTTCGGTATGAACAGATTAAGGGCATTAAATTGCCTGGTATTTTCTGCAAGAATTTTTACTACGGCAAAGATATCATCCGGGTCGGCTCGCATGCCGGCAATCGCTTTACCATTTTGGTGCGAACCGAGCGGGATATCGCGGCAGAGGATTTCAATTCAGCGATCCAGCGGGTTGAACAGTCGGGTTTCCTGAACTACTACGGCCACCAGCGGTTCGGGTATCGGCCGCACCGTCTGGGCAACCGGCACTCGAATCACGTCTTGGGTAAATTAGTCTGCCGCGGCGAATACGATCAGGCATTGAAAACGTTTTTGACCGCCACCAACGATAACGAGATGCCGCTGTTTGCCAATATTCGGCTGGAGGCGCAAAATATTTACAGCGACTGGCCAAAATTACACGAGCTGTATGGCCGTTACCCGGTTTATTTTGAACGTGAGCTGATACTGGTTAGCCATTTGATGGCCAATCCCAAAGACAGCCTAGGTGCGCTGTGCATGCTCGAGCCGCAGGTTAAAATGTGGGTTCAGGCATACGTCAGTTATTGTTTCAATCTGCTACTATCCGAGCTGTCGCAGAAAGGTACCTTGCCCGAGAAGCTGCCCCTGCCGATGAGCCCGGACACGGCCGACCGGGCACCCTATCGTTCCCTCTTCGAACAGCACGGTACGCTCGACATATTTAAATACATCAAGCCCTTCCCATCAATCGCCATTGCCCGGCACCATATTGAAACCAAAATCAAGGCGGATATTCACAGCCTGACATCAGTGCCCAAAGGCGTGATCGTCAATTTTACGCTGGGAAAGGCTTCCTACGCGACCACCTTCCTACTTAACCTGTTTACGCTGATTACCGATGAACCCGTACCCGAGTGGGTCGATCGGGACAAAATAGATATCAAGGCCACCATCGGTATCGGCTCGGTTAAAACGGCCAATGACGCGCTGGGCAAGTCGATGGCACCGCTGGATATGTAG
- the uvrA gene encoding excinuclease ABC subunit UvrA — MADNIVIKGARVHNLKNISLEIPRDKLIVITGLSGSGKSSLAFDTIYAEGQRRYVESLSAYARQFLGLMDKPDVDQIDGLSPAISIDQRSTSHNPRSTVGTVTEIYDYLRLLFARVGLPHCPNCGREVARQSVDQIIEKIIALPNGTKIVLLAPLIRDQKGEHKNVLEKIRKAGYVRVRIDGLIYTLEEAEALNLDKNKKHALEVVVDRIEITPAMRQPMKKQEAEGSDRGRLADSLETALDLGSGLVAVQHDDNEEDMVFSQHFACTKCGISLPEIEPRSFSFNNPHGACPACTGLGTKLEIDADLVMPNKKLTLAQGAIRPWSRTSSNQTWYFRIMEAVANKNGFSVNTPVEKLTVKQLDMVLNGTGDEKYDVNNDFDGGKVREFWTTFEGVIPNLERRYKETESDYIRGEIERYMRISPCPVCQGRRLKPAALSVTVGEKSIAEVVSLTIEQAAEYFQSLTDKTNPHRLNERKQIIAKQILKGIRDRLLFLRNVGLDYLTLDRAATTLAGGEAQRIRLATQIGSSLVGVLYILDEPSIGLHQRDNDKLIETLKNLRDLGNTVIVVEHDETTILEADHVVDIGPGAGEHGGEVVAAGTPAQVMKEKKSLTGAYLSGRMSIDPPKKYRPGNGKFITIEGAEEFNLKNINVKIPLGKFICITGVSGSGKSTLMTDILARALSQHFYRSKEIPGKHKSITGLQHLDKVINIDQSPIGRTPRSNAATYTGVFTYIRDLFTQVPESKLRGYKAGRFSFNVKGGRCESCQGDGLKRIEMQFLPDVYVECEECHGARYNQQALEIHYKGKNIADVLNLTVEEAYVYFENIPAIHQKLQTLLDVGLGYIHLGQSATTLSGGEAQRIKLATELSRRATGRTLYILDEPTTGLHMDDVKRLLSVLHQLADKGNTVLIIEHNLDVIKSVDWIIDLGPEGGIKGGQLVAEGTPKDVAKVKGSYTGQYLKKIFDKLAKK; from the coding sequence ATGGCTGACAACATTGTTATCAAGGGCGCTCGCGTCCATAATCTCAAGAACATCAGTCTGGAAATACCACGCGATAAGTTAATCGTGATTACGGGCCTGTCCGGTTCCGGCAAGTCATCGCTGGCGTTTGATACCATTTATGCCGAGGGCCAGCGCCGCTATGTCGAATCTCTGTCCGCTTACGCCCGGCAGTTCTTGGGTTTGATGGACAAACCAGATGTTGATCAGATTGATGGGCTGTCACCGGCGATTTCAATCGACCAACGATCGACATCACACAATCCGCGTTCGACGGTCGGTACGGTAACCGAGATATATGATTATCTTCGATTACTTTTTGCCCGAGTCGGTTTGCCCCATTGCCCCAATTGTGGACGGGAGGTGGCGCGTCAGTCAGTGGATCAAATTATCGAAAAGATTATCGCGTTACCAAACGGAACGAAAATTGTTTTATTGGCACCGCTGATTCGCGATCAAAAGGGCGAGCATAAGAATGTCCTGGAAAAAATCCGCAAAGCCGGCTATGTCCGGGTGCGGATTGATGGGTTAATTTATACCCTGGAAGAGGCCGAAGCGCTGAATCTGGACAAGAACAAGAAGCACGCGCTAGAGGTAGTGGTGGATCGGATTGAGATTACTCCGGCGATGCGTCAGCCAATGAAGAAGCAAGAGGCCGAAGGTTCGGATCGGGGCCGACTGGCCGACTCGCTGGAAACGGCGCTCGATCTGGGATCTGGTCTGGTGGCCGTGCAGCACGATGACAATGAAGAAGACATGGTTTTCAGTCAGCATTTTGCCTGTACTAAGTGCGGCATCAGTCTGCCCGAGATCGAGCCGCGCAGTTTTTCTTTTAATAATCCTCACGGCGCCTGTCCGGCCTGCACCGGCTTAGGCACAAAGCTGGAGATCGACGCCGATTTGGTAATGCCCAACAAGAAGCTGACTCTAGCCCAGGGCGCTATCCGGCCCTGGTCGCGCACATCGTCCAATCAAACCTGGTATTTCCGTATCATGGAAGCGGTGGCGAATAAAAATGGTTTTTCGGTCAACACGCCCGTGGAAAAACTGACCGTTAAACAACTCGATATGGTATTGAACGGTACTGGCGATGAAAAGTACGATGTCAATAATGATTTTGACGGCGGAAAAGTGCGCGAGTTCTGGACCACTTTCGAGGGGGTGATACCGAATTTGGAACGCCGATACAAAGAAACCGAGTCTGATTACATCCGCGGTGAAATCGAACGCTATATGCGCATCTCGCCCTGCCCGGTTTGTCAGGGTCGGCGTCTGAAGCCGGCGGCTCTTTCGGTCACGGTGGGCGAAAAGAGCATCGCCGAAGTGGTCAGCCTGACGATTGAACAAGCCGCCGAGTATTTTCAATCGTTAACTGACAAAACGAACCCGCACCGGCTCAATGAGCGCAAGCAAATCATTGCTAAGCAGATCCTCAAGGGGATCCGAGATCGGCTATTATTCTTACGCAATGTTGGCTTGGATTATCTGACGCTCGATCGAGCCGCTACTACGCTGGCCGGCGGCGAGGCTCAGCGCATTCGGTTGGCCACGCAGATAGGCTCAAGCTTAGTTGGCGTGTTATACATTTTAGATGAACCATCGATCGGTCTGCACCAGCGCGACAACGATAAGCTGATCGAAACTTTGAAAAACTTACGCGATCTGGGGAACACGGTTATAGTAGTAGAACATGACGAAACCACCATATTGGAAGCTGATCATGTGGTAGACATTGGTCCCGGCGCCGGCGAACATGGCGGCGAAGTTGTCGCAGCCGGTACGCCTGCCCAGGTCATGAAAGAGAAAAAGTCATTAACCGGCGCTTACCTGTCCGGCCGAATGTCGATTGATCCGCCCAAGAAATATCGTCCCGGAAACGGCAAGTTTATCACCATCGAAGGCGCGGAGGAGTTCAATCTCAAGAATATTAATGTGAAAATACCGCTGGGCAAGTTTATTTGTATCACCGGAGTATCCGGTTCTGGTAAATCAACTCTGATGACCGATATTCTGGCGCGGGCATTATCACAACATTTCTACCGCTCCAAAGAGATTCCCGGCAAGCACAAATCGATCACCGGATTGCAGCATCTCGACAAAGTCATTAACATTGACCAATCACCGATCGGCCGGACGCCGCGTTCCAATGCCGCGACCTATACGGGCGTGTTTACTTACATTCGGGATCTTTTTACCCAGGTGCCGGAATCAAAACTGCGCGGTTACAAAGCCGGCCGGTTCAGCTTCAATGTCAAAGGCGGCCGCTGCGAATCGTGCCAGGGCGATGGATTGAAACGCATCGAAATGCAATTCCTGCCCGACGTCTATGTCGAGTGCGAAGAATGTCACGGCGCACGCTATAATCAGCAGGCCTTAGAGATTCATTATAAGGGCAAGAATATTGCCGACGTACTCAATCTGACAGTGGAAGAGGCCTATGTATATTTTGAGAACATACCGGCGATTCACCAAAAACTGCAAACCTTACTTGATGTCGGCTTGGGCTATATTCATCTGGGTCAATCGGCTACCACACTGTCGGGCGGCGAAGCCCAGCGGATTAAGCTAGCTACCGAACTGTCACGCCGCGCCACTGGCCGCACGCTCTACATTCTCGACGAGCCGACCACCGGTCTGCACATGGACGATGTTAAACGGTTATTGAGCGTCTTGCATCAACTAGCCGACAAAGGTAATACCGTTCTAATAATCGAACACAACCTCGATGTCATAAAGTCAGTCGATTGGATTATTGACCTTGGACCTGAGGGCGGCATAAAGGGTGGGCAATTAGTCGCCGAGGGCACGCCCAAAGATGTGGCCAAGGTAAAAGGTTCGTATACCGGTCAGTACTTAAAGAAGATATTTGATAAGTTGGCGAAGAAATAA
- a CDS encoding co-chaperone GroES: MQLKPLGDRVIIKPLVEEEVTKSGIVLPDTVEKEKKEQGAVVSVGNGEKITKLGLKAGDRVLFGKYSGEDVKVDDIEYKVLKDEDVLAIIE; this comes from the coding sequence ATGCAACTCAAACCATTGGGTGATCGCGTGATCATCAAACCTCTCGTGGAAGAGGAGGTAACGAAGTCCGGGATCGTATTACCGGACACGGTCGAAAAAGAAAAGAAAGAACAGGGCGCCGTCGTCAGCGTCGGCAATGGCGAAAAAATCACCAAGCTTGGCCTCAAAGCCGGTGACCGGGTGTTATTTGGTAAATATTCGGGTGAGGACGTGAAAGTTGATGATATCGAATACAAAGTTCTTAAAGATGAGGACGTCTTAGCTATTATTGAATAA
- a CDS encoding glycosyltransferase family 39 protein, with protein sequence MLSSIRSYISNHRISFILWCIIAVGAALRFYSLSFGLPDLYQIDEEFFVDPALRIAQGHINPGWFGAPGQTVIYGVGIIFKLLHWIGRVIGGFHLSFLDDYHQHITLFQTLGRVLPALAGAAMIPLVYLIGQLWSKRIGLIAAGLTATSFYLVDHSHVIRPDIVQTLLILWVCYGLLQVLRQPNTTKWYIWIGVAFGLAVNTKYPSLFILPGVGVLLIILQIRHLFRWGRWLLAAVISLLTSFITGPFLYLDPVRVLHDVIIEGRDTHGGHDRLGFFGNLGWYFTHALDWEIGTLLFILTLIVVGLILVKIARRRINSEHDIYAAVVIAIMASYLGCLAVLNLHWERWVIPLIPLLFFFTAHAIDRIIHRLRHRPVLLVAILLILVIGPALRLIRTMSGYGHPYTVASAQGWAINNIPPDSTVAVEPYSPALPTNQYKIISLPNLSWHDLTWYRTQGIEYFIPNENVKGVMASEVDRLGSNTNFSNALKGYTELERNSALVYQIPTDIARTTKRLVESNDWVVLKTFRLDLVRGPYVQIFKLYQP encoded by the coding sequence ATGCTGTCATCAATCCGTTCGTACATCTCGAATCACCGAATATCTTTTATACTCTGGTGTATCATCGCTGTGGGAGCTGCTCTGCGTTTTTATTCGCTCAGCTTCGGCTTGCCGGATTTATACCAAATCGACGAGGAGTTTTTTGTTGATCCTGCCCTGCGTATTGCTCAGGGGCACATCAACCCCGGCTGGTTCGGCGCCCCGGGACAAACCGTCATTTATGGGGTCGGAATTATCTTTAAGTTATTACACTGGATCGGTCGGGTAATTGGTGGTTTTCATCTGTCGTTCTTGGACGATTACCATCAGCACATTACCCTGTTTCAAACTTTGGGCAGGGTGCTGCCAGCTTTGGCCGGAGCAGCCATGATTCCTCTGGTGTATTTAATCGGACAGTTGTGGAGTAAGCGAATCGGTTTGATTGCGGCCGGTTTAACAGCCACATCTTTCTATCTGGTTGACCATAGCCACGTGATCCGGCCCGACATTGTTCAAACGCTTCTGATCTTGTGGGTCTGCTACGGTTTGCTTCAAGTTCTGCGGCAACCGAATACTACAAAATGGTACATCTGGATTGGGGTGGCCTTTGGTTTGGCGGTGAATACAAAGTATCCCTCGCTGTTTATTTTACCCGGGGTGGGCGTGCTATTGATTATTCTCCAAATCCGCCATCTATTTCGCTGGGGCCGATGGTTGCTCGCTGCTGTCATATCGCTGCTTACCAGTTTTATTACCGGACCATTTTTATATCTTGACCCGGTACGAGTGTTGCATGACGTAATCATTGAGGGGCGCGATACCCACGGTGGTCACGATCGTTTGGGCTTCTTTGGTAATCTGGGCTGGTACTTCACCCACGCTCTGGATTGGGAGATCGGTACGCTGTTGTTCATATTAACGCTGATTGTAGTAGGATTGATTCTGGTAAAAATTGCCCGACGCCGAATTAACAGTGAGCATGATATCTACGCTGCGGTGGTTATCGCCATTATGGCCAGCTATCTAGGCTGCCTGGCAGTACTGAATCTGCATTGGGAGCGCTGGGTAATTCCGCTAATTCCGTTACTATTTTTTTTCACCGCTCACGCCATTGATAGAATAATCCATCGCCTGCGGCATCGACCGGTTTTATTGGTGGCCATCCTGCTTATTCTGGTCATCGGGCCAGCCCTGCGGCTGATTCGAACCATGTCTGGCTACGGCCATCCCTATACGGTCGCTTCGGCTCAAGGATGGGCGATAAATAATATTCCGCCAGACTCTACCGTCGCTGTCGAACCTTACTCGCCAGCTTTGCCGACCAATCAATACAAGATTATCAGCCTGCCAAATTTGAGTTGGCACGATTTAACCTGGTATCGGACCCAAGGCATTGAATACTTTATTCCCAATGAAAATGTCAAAGGCGTGATGGCCAGTGAGGTTGATCGATTAGGTTCGAATACGAACTTTAGCAACGCGCTAAAGGGTTATACGGAGTTAGAACGAAATAGCGCGTTAGTTTATCAAATTCCGACGGATATTGCCCGAACCACTAAACGGCTAGTGGAATCAAACGATTGGGTAGTATTAAAAACATTCCGGCTCGATTTAGTACGAGGCCCGTATGTACAGATATTCAAGTTGTACCAGCCATAA
- a CDS encoding O-antigen ligase family protein, with translation MKNISLILSRWLLYALVFLLPWQTRWIAKLGELNRGIWEYGTYGLYAWDILMIVAVISVLIQRHSQPRHKISSLDFSIWCLLGVGALSFFWAVNRSLALFALWKIAEGALLLWLLGAVIISMRNIARWFVAGATLQAALGLIQFISQQTWASKWFGLATHDPSQLGTIVVETGQLRILRAYAALPHPNMLGGLLAVGIVILFGLYFDLFGRINTWWRGVEPNLRGRHRWQKHRRAIVGFITEIACYLTALILMTAGLMVSFSRSAGIGLVIGLGVIGGYTLIRSQSYRRIAFGKLVVVVALTVGVTIAIFPQPWLTRLQVDSRLEQQSINTRETYQEQAFHLFKHYWLVGTGLGNYTAGLHEKYPNLNPWEYQPVHNILLLAAVELGWLGIVVFGFFLYELCRRIYRGLVRSMGDSPWAMTFSAALISLLIIGLFDHYLWSLHFGIMLWWLVVGLLRRETR, from the coding sequence ATGAAGAATATATCACTAATTTTGTCACGCTGGCTGCTATACGCATTGGTATTCCTTTTACCGTGGCAGACGCGTTGGATCGCGAAGCTCGGTGAGCTGAACCGCGGTATCTGGGAGTATGGCACTTATGGTTTGTACGCTTGGGACATTTTAATGATCGTGGCTGTCATCTCGGTATTGATCCAACGACACAGCCAACCCCGGCATAAAATAAGCAGTTTAGATTTCTCTATCTGGTGTCTCTTGGGTGTGGGTGCGCTGTCGTTTTTCTGGGCGGTTAATCGAAGTCTGGCCTTATTTGCCTTGTGGAAAATAGCCGAAGGCGCGCTATTGCTCTGGTTGTTGGGCGCGGTAATTATTTCAATGCGCAATATTGCCCGCTGGTTTGTGGCCGGCGCGACCCTCCAGGCGGCGTTGGGTTTGATTCAATTTATCTCCCAACAAACGTGGGCTAGCAAATGGTTCGGTCTGGCCACCCACGATCCCAGTCAGCTGGGCACCATCGTGGTTGAAACCGGCCAACTGCGAATCCTGCGCGCCTATGCCGCCTTGCCGCACCCTAATATGTTGGGCGGCTTGCTGGCGGTGGGGATAGTTATTTTATTTGGCCTGTACTTTGATCTATTCGGGCGGATCAACACTTGGTGGCGCGGGGTGGAACCAAACCTGCGCGGTCGTCATCGTTGGCAAAAACATCGACGCGCGATAGTCGGCTTCATTACCGAAATAGCCTGCTATCTCACGGCTTTGATTCTAATGACCGCCGGCCTGATGGTCAGCTTTTCACGCAGCGCCGGCATCGGGCTGGTTATCGGATTGGGTGTGATCGGCGGATACACATTAATAAGAAGCCAGTCGTATCGCCGGATAGCTTTTGGTAAGCTGGTGGTAGTTGTGGCATTGACAGTGGGTGTTACGATCGCGATCTTTCCGCAACCGTGGTTAACGCGCTTACAAGTTGACAGCCGACTCGAGCAACAGTCAATCAATACTCGAGAGACGTACCAAGAACAAGCCTTTCATCTATTCAAACATTACTGGCTGGTGGGCACCGGGCTGGGAAACTATACGGCCGGACTGCACGAAAAGTATCCCAATCTAAATCCCTGGGAGTACCAGCCGGTGCATAATATTTTGTTGTTAGCCGCGGTCGAGCTGGGATGGCTGGGAATTGTGGTCTTTGGTTTTTTTCTTTATGAACTTTGTCGCCGGATATATCGCGGACTGGTGCGAAGTATGGGTGACAGTCCCTGGGCGATGACTTTTTCCGCCGCCTTAATCAGTTTGTTAATCATCGGCCTGTTCGATCACTATCTCTGGTCGTTGCATTTCGGTATTATGTTGTGGTGGTTGGTGGTTGGGTTATTAAGGCGAGAGACACGGTAG